The region TTATCCCCTGAGGCTGAAATCTGTGCGTGATCATATTAAGGAGTTTTGCACCTGCAATCTTGGAAGCAGCTGTCAAACTAGTTCTCACAAATGCTTCATCATTGAGTTTATATTGATCGCATCCATATAGCTCTAGAATGCAGTGTTTTCCTACCATGTCAGCAGAGCTGCCATTCTGTGAATTCGTTGTAATTGCTCGATTACAATTTACCCATCCAGGATTGGGATGGAGGTAAGAAAGAGCTTGTTCCATCTAAAGATAATAAACGCTTTTTACATTAACCGACTTCCAGAATTCCATCTTGCTGCAATGCTAATTCAAGGATTTGAGAATTTTTCCTCCAATCGCCTTCAAAAGCATCCAAATGGGTTGCACTTATTAAACATTGATGGTTGTCACCAACTGCCTCAAGAAGTAAAAGCTGTCGAATAGGATCAAGTTCTGCAAATACATCATCTAAAAGCAATATTGGAGGGTCTTTATACATTTCTCCAACAAATTCCAACTCAGCTAATTTCAAAGCCAAAACAAGTGTCCTTTGCTGGCCAGCAGAGCCAAACTTACGAGCTGGAACCCCATTCAATAGAAATAACACCTCATCACGATGAGGCCCAACTTTACAAATACCTAATCGCTCTTCTTCATTGCGCTGCTCAGCCAGTTGTTTTTCAATAGTTAATCGCCATGCCAATTCCTCCTCCTCTCCTTCCAAAATACTACCCGGATGATACTTAAGCTCCAAATCTTCTTTGCCTTTGCTAAGACGCTTTTGCCAAGTTGCTGCAATAGGTCCCAAATGTTTTAAAGCCCTAATACGGCGACGATGAATCCGAGTACTGACCAATGCCATTTGTGAGTCAAAAGCATCTAAAAGAGCATAATGCTCATCTTTTGAACGATCTTTCCATTGACGCCAGAGTTGATTTCTCTGACGCAACAATCTATTAAATCTAGTAATTAAATCCCCATAAACTGGCTCAAGTTGCTGCACAACTCGATCAAGCCAATTTCTACGAAGTAAAGGTTCCCCTCTCACTAAACTTAAATCCAGTGCACTAAAACCAACACATCTCAGTGAGCCTAATAAATCCAATTGACGAGCTAACGATTTACCATTTCTAGATGCTTTTCTTCCTCCTAATTTACGAAATTCCAATTGAAGTTTTTCCTCATCACTTGTAATTGCACGAACAACTGCCTCACTGGCTCCCCAATGAATTAGATCTTGGTCACTACTCGAACGATGGGAACGTAAACTGCCTAACAACTCTACTGCTTCTAAAAGGTTTGATTTGCCAGCACCATTAGGCCCAATAACCAAAAGGCGTTTCTCAGTTAATTTCAATTTGAGGCTTCTGTAACTGCGGAAATAACGCAGTTCTAATTGCTGAAGGCTGATCTTAATTAAGGCACCTTTAGCTAAGCTAACTCTATTGAGACTTTATTAGTTCTCATCTTTCGACTTACGGTCGATTTTTGGGCATGTAGCTCAGTTGGATAGAGCATCAGATTCCGGTTCTGAGAGTCGGGGGTTCGAGTCCCTCCATGCTCGTAAAAACAAATCTCATCTAATGCGATAAGCCATTGTTCTTATCCCACTTGGATCAATGATAAATCCTTCCTCTTCTAACGGCCGTATAGAAATAATTGGCGCAGAGACTGACACACTGCATCCAGGTAAGTCCTTTCTAATAATTGCAAGTGCGTGATGAATTAATACAGCTAAAAACTTTTTTTGATTATCCCCTGGAGCAGCAACAAGGTCCCATAAATTTGCATTTAATCCTTTGTCACTTGTGATGCGAACAAATCCAAAAAGTTTAAATGTTTTATCTTGCAAAATAGAAAGATTACAATAACTATTGTTCAAGGCTAAAGATAATTTCCTTGAAGAATAAGTATCTGCATTACATCTAGATAGCAATCTATTAAGTTCTTGAGCAGTAGGAGCCTCATTGAGCTCTAAAAAAAAGCCTAAAGGAAGCTTAGATGATTTAGGGTTCTGAAAAGGGAACAACTCTTAACCTGTGTTGCGCATCCCAGCCGCAATGCCATTAATGGTTAACAAAGCACCTCTTAAGAGTTCACTTCTACTATACGTACGTCCAATATCACCTTCGGTTAACAAAGTCTCACTCATAGGTGGCTGTCGATTTTGATCACGTAAACGACAGAGTAAAGCCACTTGAAGAAAGCCTAAAGGCACTATTGTGCGATTACGTAGATCTACTGACAACTGTAATGCTGGGTCAGCACTCAATAGTTTTGGCTTACCAGTGATTTCTAAAACCAATCGCCTAGTTAACTTGTACTCATTAGAAATTATTTCAAAAATACAATTAAACGCTTCTCTATTTTCATGACTTCCAAGACTAGTCATGTAATGGTAAGCAACCTCTAGATCTACTTTAGAAAGAGTCATCTCTACCTTAGAGATCAACATACGAAAAAAAGGCCAACGCTGATTAAGCATCCTTAACAATTCAATGTGGTCTGGATCAGACTTAAGTTCTTCTTCCAAAGCTGTTCCAACACCAAACCAACTAGGTAAAAGAAAACGACTTTGTGTCCAACCAAAAACCCATGGAATAGCTCTTAAGCTCGAAAGATCTTTAGCACCAGTTTTCCTACGAGCAGGGCGACTAGATATTTGCAATTTACTAATCTCCTCTATTGGAGTTACTTCTTGAAAAAAAGCAACTAAATCAGGATTGTCATGAACAAGGGCTCTGTAATGTTGCCTAGAGCGGACAGCTAAACGTGTCATTAACTCATTCCAACTGGGAGTTGCATCCCATTGATTAGTTACCAAGCTGTTCTGCAACACAGCTGTTGTCACTGTCTCAAGGTTATAAAGCGCAAGTTCAGGCAGGCTGTATTTTGACGCTAGGACTTCTCCTTGTTCCGTAATTTTAATGCGTCCTTTTAATGTTCCACTGGGTTGAGCAAGTATGGCTTGATACGCAGGTCCCCCTCCTCTACCAACAGATCCACCACGACCATGAAATAAGCGTAAAGCAACTCCATGACTACTGGCTAAATTCTGAAGAGCTATTTGCGCCTGATGAATCTCCCAATTGCTTGATAAAAAACCTGAATCTTTGTTGCTATCAGAATAACCAAGCATTAGCTCTTGTAGTGGTTGAGATTTTTCCCCCACTCGAGGTAATAACTTAAGATAAATCTCAGATTGAAATAATTCCTCCATCACCGATGGAGCATGTTGAAGATCTTCGACTGTCTCAAACAAAGGAATAACTAGTAAATCAGAAGATTCCGAAGAGATGTCTACTAATCCATACTCTTTTGCAAGAAGAAGAACCTCCAAAAGATCAGAAACTGTATGACTCATCGAAATTACATATGAACGGCATATCCGGCTCCCAAACTCTTTTTGCAAGCGATCAAGCATTCTAAATACAGCAAATGTTTCTTCAGTACTTTTGGACCATTGAACTGCTGAAGGAATTAATGGTCTCAATGTTTGCAGCTCATCCATCAACCATATAACTTTCTCATCTTCAGTCATCTCTATATAGCTCTTGGGAAGATTGAGATATCTCGTTAATTCGTCAATGGCCTCACTGTGACGAGTACTTTCTTGTCGAATATCAAGGCTTGCCAATGAAAAGGCAAAAATATGAACCTGAGTCAATAGTGTATCTAATTGTTCACAACTTAAATTAGTTGCAACCAGACTGTTTCTAATCAGTTCTAGATCCCTTCTAAATTCATCAATAGAGCAATAATGTAGATCTTCATCGGGATTATTAGAGACATTAGTCCTTTCTATAGTTGTCGCCCAACCTGCTTCTGAAAGTTCTTGATTGCGTTGTTGAGTAAACTTCAAACGCTCAAGTGTATAACTTAGTTTTAATCGATAAGGTTCAAGTCTGTATCTAGCTGCTCGTTCTTCATAAATGTGTGGAAAACGAACACGATCCATTTCCAAAGATTCAAGAAGTTGAGTACTCACTTGACTCCATTGCATTGAGATACTCAATTGATTTCTCAATTCTTGTACTGAATGCATATAGCGATCCAACATCAACTTCCGTTGATAACAAGCAGTACGCCACGTAATCTCCGGTGTTACAGACGGATTGCCATCTCTATCAGAGCCGACCCACGACCCGAAAGTACAAAATGCTTCCTGAGGAACATCAATATCTGGATAACTTTGAGATAGAGCAGAACAAATTCGAC is a window of Prochlorococcus marinus subsp. marinus str. CCMP1375 DNA encoding:
- a CDS encoding GNAT family acetyltransferase, whose product is MFPFQNPKSSKLPLGFFLELNEAPTAQELNRLLSRCNADTYSSRKLSLALNNSYCNLSILQDKTFKLFGFVRITSDKGLNANLWDLVAAPGDNQKKFLAVLIHHALAIIRKDLPGCSVSVSAPIISIRPLEEEGFIIDPSGIRTMAYRIR
- the speD gene encoding adenosylmethionine decarboxylase, which encodes MEQALSYLHPNPGWVNCNRAITTNSQNGSSADMVGKHCILELYGCDQYKLNDEAFVRTSLTAASKIAGAKLLNMITHRFQPQGITGLALLAESHISIHTWPESRYAAIDVFTCGNQTMPEKACNLLAREFGAKSNLLKSFIRDTPHHMEDLTRNP
- the recF gene encoding DNA replication/repair protein RecF (All proteins in this family for which functions are known are DNA-binding proteins that assist the filamentation of RecA onto DNA for the initiation of recombination or recombinational repair.); protein product: MSLQQLELRYFRSYRSLKLKLTEKRLLVIGPNGAGKSNLLEAVELLGSLRSHRSSSDQDLIHWGASEAVVRAITSDEEKLQLEFRKLGGRKASRNGKSLARQLDLLGSLRCVGFSALDLSLVRGEPLLRRNWLDRVVQQLEPVYGDLITRFNRLLRQRNQLWRQWKDRSKDEHYALLDAFDSQMALVSTRIHRRRIRALKHLGPIAATWQKRLSKGKEDLELKYHPGSILEGEEEELAWRLTIEKQLAEQRNEEERLGICKVGPHRDEVLFLLNGVPARKFGSAGQQRTLVLALKLAELEFVGEMYKDPPILLLDDVFAELDPIRQLLLLEAVGDNHQCLISATHLDAFEGDWRKNSQILELALQQDGILEVG
- the ppc gene encoding phosphoenolpyruvate carboxylase, which translates into the protein MSGRLLQKRLELVEDLWETVVRSECPLEQVERLLRLKQLSNSSGIVGEEQTNQINEIVELIKEMDLAEAISAARAFSLYFQLVNILEQRIEEDSYLESISRGQEEKINTSIDPFAPPLASQTAPATFSELFDRLRRLNVPPGQLEELLREMDIRLVFTAHPTEIVRHTVRHKQRRVASLLQQLQSDEVFSLSERDNLRLQLEEEIRLWWRTDELHQFKPTVLDEVDYALHYFQQVLFDAMPQLRRRICSALSQSYPDIDVPQEAFCTFGSWVGSDRDGNPSVTPEITWRTACYQRKLMLDRYMHSVQELRNQLSISMQWSQVSTQLLESLEMDRVRFPHIYEERAARYRLEPYRLKLSYTLERLKFTQQRNQELSEAGWATTIERTNVSNNPDEDLHYCSIDEFRRDLELIRNSLVATNLSCEQLDTLLTQVHIFAFSLASLDIRQESTRHSEAIDELTRYLNLPKSYIEMTEDEKVIWLMDELQTLRPLIPSAVQWSKSTEETFAVFRMLDRLQKEFGSRICRSYVISMSHTVSDLLEVLLLAKEYGLVDISSESSDLLVIPLFETVEDLQHAPSVMEELFQSEIYLKLLPRVGEKSQPLQELMLGYSDSNKDSGFLSSNWEIHQAQIALQNLASSHGVALRLFHGRGGSVGRGGGPAYQAILAQPSGTLKGRIKITEQGEVLASKYSLPELALYNLETVTTAVLQNSLVTNQWDATPSWNELMTRLAVRSRQHYRALVHDNPDLVAFFQEVTPIEEISKLQISSRPARRKTGAKDLSSLRAIPWVFGWTQSRFLLPSWFGVGTALEEELKSDPDHIELLRMLNQRWPFFRMLISKVEMTLSKVDLEVAYHYMTSLGSHENREAFNCIFEIISNEYKLTRRLVLEITGKPKLLSADPALQLSVDLRNRTIVPLGFLQVALLCRLRDQNRQPPMSETLLTEGDIGRTYSRSELLRGALLTINGIAAGMRNTG